The following proteins are encoded in a genomic region of Mycoplasmopsis columbinasalis:
- a CDS encoding ABC transporter substrate-binding protein, with translation MNKQKLNKFLLGLSSAVLPLAFISASCNTNQETKWNKLTKDYDFGLVHEPINSLNYLRYNAANRLLGSLTESIFRSNTNPEVQNVFTLPDTLIMAYQSKGNTIEDYLASNSYEPKKASGVFFDLSKLVLPGSLTIDSSNDQVSLITTPSNNVLSSTINLNRGASKWSNGDPIEAADYIDYIHYILDINTGSQHIIRMSRSKINEVNTVLKTQSDYINKYKKTYQNPFGYPPVIEVNGKLVYDVFNPKWKPWASQTAGDEKDVEAIKNAVLSLGAYSNRLYWNYSNEEILQAIEFSPEFDPDAEITVVMLPNPEYSTEKHTKEELQNIPQRLATKIRKYHFTDPRQKLDRNKLLFALNQASELKKKLTTSYDENATDLNAYNLEVSKLYGQRDTTVPANYKPIDWVQNRVFALDEYSLRLEFNPNEPQSLSPWVQFLLDQLFPVNRKFVEKVTTVAKFGLSEKEFLTSGPFRISSLVLGGQGHIELEKDSSYYSADFTLSNKIKIYFSSDPNTNSALFDDGLISETKVPSIQQLNYWAQSDYRQFMVKGAGYGTIALAFNLDKETNGNSPLQDRYLRNAIYYALNREEMLEIAGWNSSFPVITWTQFGSSASSLGESLESAFVNDWTNVEFAPENVDRSIPLQNYTHVDHLAKSYRFEQLPRRDLAYRKEIAQAYLDQYKKRHPDVKQVTLTYITNSTDEQTRVGDALVDQLKRSFKEEDANFFQIDIKPMPITVYEDAKTSGKFDLLYGNFDIFGSDPYAYVIAFFTPDGIQKSQSKNSGFRNNPAGSWTYKQYFDEMGYSLNKENKVVNADVAKDKALQERLNVKNELIWKKALELAYQLPKETDLQYTNRLTAFFSNQFTNEEKALLFTEKEVFAVIAVFEKVVRDSAVVVPLMEVDTYWKISRVGGVTGGNTYSLQFAYDVTNPPQNRLPRKIGGTE, from the coding sequence ATGAACAAACAGAAATTAAATAAATTTTTACTCGGTCTTAGTAGTGCTGTTTTACCTTTAGCTTTCATTTCAGCAAGTTGCAACACCAACCAAGAAACAAAGTGAAATAAGCTAACTAAAGACTATGACTTTGGTTTAGTACACGAACCAATTAACTCACTTAACTACTTACGTTACAATGCGGCTAACCGTTTACTTGGTTCGCTCACCGAATCAATTTTCCGTTCTAATACCAACCCGGAAGTGCAAAATGTGTTCACCTTACCAGATACTCTCATTATGGCGTACCAATCGAAAGGCAACACAATTGAAGACTATTTAGCAAGTAATAGTTATGAACCTAAAAAGGCTTCTGGTGTCTTCTTTGACTTGTCAAAACTAGTGTTACCTGGTTCACTTACTATTGATTCAAGCAATGACCAAGTTTCCCTTATTACCACGCCAAGTAATAATGTACTTTCGTCAACAATCAACCTCAACCGCGGCGCAAGTAAGTGAAGCAACGGTGACCCGATTGAAGCTGCTGATTACATTGATTACATTCACTACATTTTGGATATCAATACCGGTTCGCAGCACATTATCAGAATGTCACGGAGCAAAATTAATGAAGTTAACACTGTGCTCAAGACTCAGTCAGATTACATTAATAAATACAAAAAAACTTACCAAAATCCTTTTGGTTACCCACCAGTGATCGAAGTTAATGGTAAGTTAGTTTATGATGTGTTTAATCCAAAATGAAAACCTTGAGCTTCACAAACTGCTGGTGACGAGAAAGATGTTGAAGCAATTAAAAACGCAGTCTTAAGCTTAGGTGCTTACTCAAACCGTCTTTACTGAAACTACAGCAACGAAGAAATTCTCCAAGCCATTGAATTTTCACCTGAGTTTGATCCCGATGCCGAAATTACGGTGGTGATGTTACCAAACCCAGAATATTCAACCGAAAAACACACCAAGGAAGAATTACAAAATATTCCCCAACGGCTTGCTACCAAAATTCGTAAGTATCACTTTACCGACCCTCGTCAAAAACTTGACCGGAACAAACTACTTTTTGCACTCAATCAAGCTAGTGAACTCAAGAAGAAACTTACTACTAGTTATGATGAAAATGCAACCGACTTAAATGCTTACAATTTAGAAGTTTCAAAACTTTACGGCCAACGTGATACCACTGTGCCAGCTAATTACAAGCCAATTGACTGAGTACAAAATCGTGTCTTTGCGCTTGATGAATATTCATTAAGACTTGAATTCAATCCGAATGAACCACAAAGTTTAAGTCCATGAGTTCAATTCTTGTTAGACCAATTATTCCCAGTGAACCGTAAATTTGTCGAAAAAGTAACCACTGTAGCTAAGTTTGGTTTGAGCGAGAAAGAATTCTTAACTTCTGGTCCATTCCGAATTTCATCGTTAGTGTTGGGTGGTCAAGGTCACATTGAATTAGAAAAAGATTCATCTTACTATTCAGCCGACTTTACCTTGTCGAACAAAATTAAAATTTACTTTAGTTCTGATCCAAACACCAACTCAGCTTTATTCGATGATGGTTTAATTTCAGAAACTAAAGTACCTTCGATTCAACAGCTTAACTACTGAGCACAAAGTGATTATCGTCAGTTCATGGTTAAAGGTGCTGGTTACGGTACAATCGCGTTAGCTTTCAACCTTGATAAAGAAACTAACGGCAATTCACCATTACAAGATCGTTACTTAAGAAATGCAATTTACTATGCGCTTAATCGTGAAGAAATGTTAGAAATTGCCGGTTGAAACTCATCGTTCCCTGTTATTACTTGAACACAATTCGGTTCGAGTGCCTCTTCGTTAGGGGAATCGCTTGAAAGTGCCTTTGTGAACGATTGAACTAATGTTGAATTTGCGCCTGAAAATGTTGATCGTTCGATTCCATTACAAAATTACACGCACGTTGACCACTTAGCAAAATCTTATCGTTTTGAACAATTGCCACGGCGTGACCTTGCGTACCGGAAAGAAATTGCTCAAGCTTACCTTGACCAATACAAGAAACGTCATCCAGATGTAAAACAAGTTACCTTAACTTACATTACTAACTCAACCGACGAACAAACCAGAGTTGGTGATGCCCTAGTTGACCAATTGAAGCGTTCATTTAAAGAAGAAGATGCTAATTTCTTCCAAATTGACATTAAACCAATGCCAATTACCGTGTATGAAGATGCCAAAACTAGTGGTAAATTTGACTTGTTATATGGCAACTTTGATATCTTTGGTAGCGACCCATATGCCTATGTTATAGCTTTCTTCACACCAGATGGTATTCAAAAGAGTCAATCGAAAAATTCAGGATTTAGAAACAACCCAGCAGGTAGTTGAACTTATAAACAATACTTTGATGAAATGGGTTACTCACTTAATAAAGAAAATAAAGTTGTCAATGCAGATGTCGCAAAAGACAAAGCCTTACAAGAACGTTTAAACGTGAAAAACGAACTAATTTGAAAAAAAGCACTTGAATTAGCTTACCAATTACCTAAGGAAACAGATCTTCAGTACACAAACAGATTAACGGCCTTTTTCTCAAACCAATTCACTAATGAAGAAAAAGCTTTGTTATTCACTGAAAAAGAAGTCTTTGCAGTTATTGCAGTTTTCGAAAAAGTTGTTAGAGATTCAGCAGTAGTAGTTCCACTAATGGAAGTTGATACTTACTGGAAAATATCGAGAGTTGGTGGTGTAACAGGTGGTAACACTTACTCGTTACAATTTGCTTATGATGTAACCAACCCACCACAAAATAGATTGCCAAGAAAAATTGGCGGCACAGAATAG
- a CDS encoding ABC transporter permease produces the protein MSKLSRKQARAANNEHGKQLAPNPFLQPLQHKKWELIGEILASYEQGTLKERQRPFKEFFYRFSRSFAGVFGFVTLALIILLAIIIPFFTTDPTVINTKEANFTFFTSGHILGTDNLGRDIFARLWWGLRYSLALAFIVTGIQVLVGLIIGICMGHFRIFDKIMTFIIKIITNVPSIIILIIITVILKPTFWIIVFALTFTSWTGIANQMRSQVLRATTFEWVNASKILGTPTYKVLLNYLPVVIPILVTEIVFSIPGVILSETSLAFIGLSITSIPTLGNLITEGTKVFTVYPRYVLIPSFTLVLVTTSIQLMSAAIQDSLLRQR, from the coding sequence ATGAGTAAACTGAGTCGCAAACAAGCTCGTGCTGCCAATAATGAACATGGCAAACAGCTTGCCCCTAACCCATTTTTACAGCCACTACAACATAAAAAGTGAGAACTTATTGGTGAAATTTTAGCTAGTTATGAACAAGGAACCCTCAAGGAACGCCAGCGCCCGTTTAAAGAATTTTTCTACCGCTTCTCGCGTTCTTTTGCCGGTGTGTTTGGGTTTGTTACACTTGCCCTAATTATTCTACTTGCCATTATCATTCCTTTTTTCACTACTGACCCAACGGTGATTAACACCAAGGAAGCTAACTTTACTTTCTTTACCAGCGGGCACATTTTAGGAACTGATAACTTAGGACGTGACATCTTTGCACGTTTATGATGAGGTTTACGTTATTCCTTAGCGCTTGCCTTCATTGTGACGGGCATTCAAGTCTTAGTTGGTTTAATCATTGGTATTTGTATGGGACACTTCCGCATCTTTGACAAGATTATGACCTTTATAATTAAGATCATTACCAACGTACCATCAATCATCATTTTGATTATTATTACCGTGATCCTCAAACCAACCTTCTGAATTATTGTCTTTGCCTTAACCTTTACCTCCTGAACAGGAATTGCCAACCAAATGCGTTCGCAAGTGTTGCGGGCAACCACTTTTGAGTGAGTCAATGCTTCCAAAATTCTTGGAACTCCAACTTACAAAGTGTTACTTAACTACTTACCAGTTGTTATTCCAATTTTAGTTACCGAAATTGTTTTCTCAATTCCAGGGGTAATTCTTAGTGAAACTTCGCTTGCCTTCATTGGTTTATCAATTACCTCAATTCCAACGTTAGGTAACTTGATTACTGAAGGAACCAAAGTATTTACTGTGTACCCACGTTATGTGTTGATTCCATCATTTACCTTAGTACTTGTCACCACTTCAATTCAGTTAATGTCAGCAGCTATTCAAGATAGTCTGTTGAGACAAAGATAG
- a CDS encoding ABC transporter ATP-binding protein produces the protein MKLRFPNKDELKKKGKPLALSTNYLTDNDSSWSERPVNGDLEKLHKPVPFDKVFRPQTINVRANEWDLPPSAPVILSPDSSKQRLKPREAKTLYEFEQEQLYWQQVEADKIENPDWFKYRTYQQRAYDEELELLAAGKSLSERTVIKEHISQNAYDKALEGDFDSIYDDFEILDDEIAHLVSDQGEATLEEITHEQLEAQKRFEEEEIAKINDLLAVGSLPETLRKKLLDRKEILEFVLRLKVSKHLTGYNRKFRTPIIWDNKPEPLDLLVVKKDPTKTFWRRIVDRWSQKLKFFTRRKAAKKIIETFENSLTDTATGKVQLTNEQLDVISRNIDFNTFQKLIEATPKTTVLNKKTKVAARIENAWLTFKNPANPKEKNVVLRGASLTVYEGMVHAVIGESGSGKSVLTSLLYGLTGSNAVFESGSVKLYGLEVSKFSAYNWEKSKLRGRIVSAVFQNPMSILDPTMKVGKQIMEGLLINKIVKNKREAYEEAIKYLRLTKINNPEKIMKLYPHELSGGMIQRIAIASIVSLKPKILVLDEPTTALDPTVQAQVLNIIKELQEQFKIAIVFITHDLGVVSSISDFINIMYAGQIVESGTKEEILTNPQHPYTWGLITSMPDFNNDVRLQVIRGAVPSSLNQIKGDAFAVRNDYALWVDLEQNPPLYQVSPTHFVRSNLLNKQAPRYTPPATIQKLWRKYNLALNLLYNRNIFVEEEEYQAHQLDAQAYNADVSVLFEEHQKQVEFNALSKKEQKAIKVAQAQKDKSDKNADAKTPDDKKTKKLKAGLLKSKKAKAETAINPSSKHKLSKEDKKDVQAWLEQQDDAQKAQDQAKDNKSIAPKESAAKETVTKEPTTKEATQTPAPTKVEEPKPKVVKEKKKLKIPKMPKKAVPAAAKPQPTTETTKTNKKDTTTSRSKQ, from the coding sequence ATGAAATTAAGATTTCCGAATAAAGACGAACTTAAGAAAAAAGGCAAACCATTAGCTCTTTCTACTAACTATTTAACTGATAATGATTCTTCTTGAAGTGAACGCCCAGTCAATGGTGACTTGGAAAAACTGCACAAACCAGTGCCTTTTGACAAAGTTTTTCGCCCTCAAACTATCAACGTGCGGGCAAACGAGTGAGACTTACCACCAAGTGCACCCGTAATTTTGTCACCTGATTCAAGCAAACAACGTTTGAAACCGCGTGAAGCAAAAACTCTTTACGAATTTGAACAAGAACAGCTTTACTGACAACAAGTGGAAGCTGACAAAATCGAAAATCCTGACTGATTTAAATATCGTACTTACCAACAACGTGCTTATGACGAAGAACTTGAGTTACTTGCAGCTGGTAAATCGCTAAGCGAACGTACTGTTATTAAAGAACACATTAGCCAAAATGCCTATGACAAAGCGCTCGAAGGCGACTTTGATTCAATTTACGATGACTTTGAAATTTTGGATGATGAAATTGCACACTTAGTCAGTGACCAAGGTGAGGCAACTCTTGAAGAGATAACTCATGAGCAACTCGAAGCCCAAAAACGCTTCGAGGAAGAAGAAATTGCCAAAATCAATGACTTGTTGGCAGTTGGTTCCTTACCTGAAACCTTACGTAAAAAATTGCTTGACCGTAAGGAAATTCTTGAATTTGTGTTGCGTTTGAAAGTGTCAAAACACTTGACTGGTTATAACCGCAAATTTAGAACTCCAATTATTTGAGACAACAAACCAGAACCGCTTGACTTATTAGTAGTTAAAAAAGATCCAACCAAAACCTTCTGGAGAAGAATTGTTGACCGCTGAAGTCAAAAATTAAAATTTTTTACCAGACGTAAAGCGGCCAAAAAAATTATCGAAACTTTTGAGAACTCGTTGACCGATACTGCTACAGGCAAGGTGCAATTGACAAATGAACAACTTGATGTAATTTCAAGAAACATTGACTTTAACACCTTCCAAAAATTAATTGAAGCAACTCCTAAAACCACGGTGTTAAACAAAAAAACAAAGGTTGCTGCTCGAATTGAAAACGCTTGGTTAACCTTTAAAAACCCAGCCAATCCAAAAGAAAAGAATGTGGTGTTACGTGGTGCTTCATTAACAGTTTATGAAGGAATGGTACATGCAGTTATTGGTGAATCTGGATCTGGTAAAAGTGTGCTCACCTCACTTTTATATGGACTTACTGGCTCGAATGCTGTGTTTGAATCTGGTAGTGTTAAACTTTATGGTTTAGAAGTATCAAAATTCTCAGCTTACAACTGAGAAAAGTCAAAACTACGTGGTCGCATTGTTAGTGCTGTGTTCCAAAACCCAATGTCAATTTTGGACCCAACAATGAAAGTTGGTAAGCAAATTATGGAAGGTTTGCTTATTAACAAAATTGTTAAAAACAAACGCGAAGCTTACGAAGAAGCAATTAAATACTTACGCTTAACTAAAATTAACAACCCTGAAAAGATTATGAAACTTTATCCTCATGAACTTTCAGGTGGAATGATCCAACGGATTGCAATTGCCTCAATTGTGTCACTTAAACCAAAAATTTTAGTTCTTGACGAACCAACAACTGCGCTTGACCCAACTGTACAAGCGCAAGTACTTAACATTATTAAAGAATTACAAGAGCAATTCAAAATTGCCATTGTGTTCATTACTCACGACTTAGGTGTGGTTTCATCAATTAGTGACTTCATTAACATTATGTATGCTGGTCAAATTGTGGAAAGTGGTACTAAAGAAGAAATTCTTACTAACCCACAACACCCTTACACCTGAGGCTTGATTACTTCGATGCCTGATTTTAATAACGATGTCCGTTTACAAGTGATTCGTGGTGCTGTGCCATCATCACTCAACCAAATCAAAGGTGACGCGTTCGCAGTTCGTAATGACTATGCTTTATGAGTTGACTTGGAACAAAACCCACCATTGTACCAAGTTTCACCAACTCACTTTGTCCGTTCAAACTTACTCAACAAACAAGCGCCAAGATATACTCCACCTGCTACAATTCAAAAATTATGAAGAAAATACAACCTTGCGTTGAATTTACTTTACAACAGAAATATTTTTGTTGAAGAGGAAGAATATCAAGCACACCAACTTGACGCACAAGCCTATAACGCAGATGTATCAGTGCTTTTTGAAGAACACCAAAAACAAGTAGAATTTAATGCTTTAAGTAAAAAAGAACAAAAAGCAATTAAAGTTGCACAAGCTCAAAAAGATAAAAGTGACAAGAATGCAGATGCTAAGACTCCTGATGATAAAAAAACCAAGAAACTTAAAGCAGGACTCTTGAAATCGAAAAAAGCGAAAGCTGAAACTGCAATCAATCCTTCGTCTAAACATAAGTTAAGTAAGGAAGATAAAAAAGATGTTCAAGCTTGACTTGAACAACAAGATGATGCTCAAAAAGCACAAGACCAAGCAAAAGACAACAAAAGCATCGCACCAAAAGAATCCGCAGCGAAAGAAACTGTAACAAAAGAACCTACAACCAAGGAAGCAACGCAAACTCCAGCTCCAACCAAAGTTGAAGAACCTAAACCAAAAGTTGTGAAAGAGAAAAAGAAACTAAAAATTCCTAAGATGCCTAAAAAAGCAGTGCCAGCCGCTGCAAAACCACAACCAACAACGGAAACAACCAAAACGAACAAGAAAGACACAACCACTTCAAGGAGTAAACAATAA
- a CDS encoding ABC transporter permease, with protein sequence MRFKSNWFLNLLSPRSSFVKSLYSVLKMFLEFVLVAWIVITITFFLINSIPGSNAITSGLDESVKAAVEQQYGLDKPVVQRYWIYLYNIIHGDFGVSLSVFPGSQINDFIWVRFLKSFYVGIFSVALTLIIGIPLGVFVGMNPDRWPDHLATVFVSIFSSIPSLVFALWLLLAGRYLNLPYIFNEKDIATYVLPGLALSLGSIIVYVKYIRVELNRELNSMHAKFCFLKGVTKTRFVWTHALKPALFPIATFFPVVIFGSFIGSLFVEKIFFITGSGGLLLEAITSKDYSIILFLVTMFSLITILSFTLRDALYKIVDPRVRKKGL encoded by the coding sequence ATTAGGTTTAAATCAAATTGATTCTTGAACTTACTTTCACCAAGATCATCATTTGTCAAATCACTTTACTCAGTGCTTAAGATGTTCTTAGAATTTGTGTTGGTGGCCTGAATTGTGATTACCATTACCTTCTTCTTGATTAACTCAATTCCAGGTTCTAACGCAATTACCTCCGGACTAGATGAAAGCGTCAAGGCCGCGGTGGAACAACAATACGGACTAGACAAACCAGTCGTGCAACGTTACTGAATCTACTTGTACAACATTATTCATGGGGACTTTGGTGTGTCACTGTCAGTGTTTCCTGGTTCGCAAATTAATGACTTTATCTGAGTGAGATTCTTGAAGAGTTTCTATGTTGGTATTTTCTCAGTTGCTTTAACTTTAATTATTGGAATTCCACTTGGTGTGTTTGTGGGGATGAACCCTGACAGATGACCAGACCACCTTGCAACTGTGTTTGTGTCGATCTTTTCATCAATTCCATCGCTCGTGTTTGCGCTTTGGCTATTGCTCGCAGGTCGTTATTTGAACTTACCATATATCTTCAACGAAAAAGACATTGCTACCTACGTGTTACCAGGTCTAGCACTTTCGCTTGGTTCAATTATTGTTTATGTCAAATACATTAGAGTTGAGCTCAACCGGGAACTTAACTCAATGCACGCTAAATTCTGTTTCCTTAAAGGTGTAACAAAAACAAGATTTGTGTGAACACACGCCCTTAAACCGGCCTTGTTCCCAATTGCTACCTTCTTCCCTGTAGTTATCTTTGGTTCGTTCATTGGTTCACTTTTCGTGGAAAAAATCTTCTTCATCACTGGTTCGGGTGGACTTTTACTAGAAGCAATTACTTCAAAAGACTACTCAATCATTCTCTTCTTAGTAACTATGTTCTCACTTATTACAATCTTGTCATTTACACTTCGTGATGCACTCTACAAAATTGTGGACCCACGTGTGAGAAAGAAAGGGCTTTAA